From one Thalassobaculum sp. OXR-137 genomic stretch:
- a CDS encoding PLP-dependent aminotransferase family protein, with translation MTHWLPDIDRRTGPRYRAIAEAIADDIQAGRLAVGTRLPTHRDLAWRLGVTVGTVTRAYKEVTARGLVDGEIGRGTFVRDPRTHGWGRSGEGEAAPVDMGLNFPTEMAESEAALRATLAQIVADPRDLRLADYDTNGGRREHRAVMADWISGFGVDASADTTLITAGAQHAISSALQALTEPGDVVLCDPLTHPGFIGVASTLRLRVVGVDWDAEGMAPEALDAAIRHHRPKALFLIPTVHNPTSKTVAAPRRRELARVIERHGLPVVEDDLYRAYADIDVPPPIAALAPDHVIYLTSASKHLSPGLRIGALHMPPRMRTRGRAAIRDSVWMAAPLGAEVVTRWLTDGTADRLRAGKRRAQTRRADMARQLLGSLLAIEAEASPHGWLRAPDSWEGSDVAAALLERGVVTTAGDVFATVPGAGRNRIRLALGRPRTHEDAVAGLELVAETLRHGPMEDRAFM, from the coding sequence ATGACGCATTGGCTTCCCGACATCGATCGGCGCACCGGTCCGCGCTACCGGGCCATCGCCGAGGCCATCGCCGACGACATCCAGGCCGGCAGGCTCGCGGTGGGCACCCGGCTGCCGACCCATCGCGACCTGGCCTGGCGCCTGGGCGTGACGGTGGGCACGGTCACCCGCGCCTACAAGGAGGTCACCGCCCGCGGCCTGGTGGACGGGGAGATCGGCCGCGGCACCTTCGTGCGCGACCCCCGCACCCATGGCTGGGGCCGCTCCGGCGAGGGCGAGGCGGCGCCAGTCGACATGGGCCTGAACTTCCCCACCGAGATGGCGGAGTCCGAGGCGGCGCTCAGGGCGACCCTGGCGCAGATCGTCGCCGACCCGCGCGACCTGCGGCTGGCGGATTACGACACCAACGGCGGGCGGCGGGAGCATCGGGCGGTGATGGCCGACTGGATCTCCGGCTTCGGCGTCGACGCGTCCGCCGACACCACGCTGATCACCGCCGGCGCCCAGCACGCGATCTCCTCCGCGCTCCAGGCCCTGACAGAGCCGGGCGACGTGGTCCTGTGCGATCCGCTGACCCATCCGGGCTTCATCGGCGTCGCCTCCACCCTGCGGCTGCGCGTGGTGGGCGTGGACTGGGATGCCGAGGGCATGGCGCCTGAGGCGCTGGACGCCGCGATCCGCCACCATCGGCCCAAGGCGCTGTTCCTGATCCCGACGGTGCATAACCCGACCTCCAAGACCGTCGCGGCGCCGCGGCGGCGGGAGCTGGCCCGGGTGATCGAGCGCCACGGCCTGCCGGTGGTGGAGGACGACCTGTACCGGGCCTATGCCGATATCGACGTGCCGCCGCCGATCGCCGCCCTGGCGCCGGATCACGTGATCTACCTCACCAGCGCTTCCAAGCACCTGTCGCCGGGGCTGCGCATCGGCGCGCTGCACATGCCGCCGCGGATGCGGACGCGCGGCCGGGCGGCGATCCGGGATTCGGTCTGGATGGCCGCCCCGCTGGGCGCGGAGGTGGTCACCCGCTGGCTGACCGACGGGACGGCCGATCGGCTCCGGGCGGGCAAGCGCCGGGCCCAGACCCGCCGCGCCGACATGGCCCGCCAGCTCCTCGGCTCGCTGCTCGCCATCGAGGCGGAGGCGAGCCCGCACGGCTGGCTGCGCGCGCCGGACAGCTGGGAGGGCAGCGACGTAGCCGCCGCCCTGCTGGAGCGGGGCGTGGTGACCACCGCCGGGGACGTGTTCGCCACCGTCCCGGGTGCGGGCCGCAACCGGATCCGCCTGGCGCTCGGCCGTCCCCGCACCCACGAGGACGCGGTCGCCGGCCTGGAACTGGTGGCCGAAACCCTGCGGCATGGGCCGATGGAAGACCGGGCATTCATGTAG